The genomic window CGTGACCGTCGTCTTCTTCTCGCTCGCCAACGCCAAGCGGAGCGTCTACCTGCTGCCGGCCTTTCCCGCCGTCGCGCTGCTCGTGGCCGCGGGCACGACCCGCGGCGACGACACGTGGGCGCGGCGGCTCGCGATCGCGTACCTTCCCGCGCTCCTCCTCATGGCGGGGGCCGGCCTGGCGCTCGCCGTGGGTCTCGATCCCGGCGCTCTCCTCCGCCCGTGGCTTCGCGGCGACGACGCGCATGGCGCGACGGCGGTCGCGGCCGCGGCACGCGCGAACGGCACGCTGGTCGCGATGGTCTCGCTCGCGACCATCGCCGGCGCGATCACGATCGAGCGCGCACGCCGCGTTCCCGACTGGCCCGGGCTCGTCCAGGTCGTGGCCGCGCTCACCGTCGTGTGGACCGCGCTCTTCGACGCGACGATCCACCCCGCCATCTCCCGCACGCGCAGCCTGCGCGAGCTCATGGTCCGCGTGGATCGTCTCCTCCCGCCGGACGCGACGCTCGAAGCCGTCTTCCCCACCGACCCCGGCCTGCGCTTCTACGCGCCCCGTCCGCTCGTGAAGCTGTCCCCCGCCGGAGCCGACACCCCACGCGACCTGCTCTTGTGGGAGAACGAGTGGACGCAGTGGCGCGATGCCGCCGGCGCCCCGCTCCGCCCCCTCGCCGTCAGCGAGTCCCGCCAATCCCGCCGCGGCCACCTCGCCCTGGTGAGGGCTCCCCCCGGCAAGCTCCAGCGCGTTCCAGACTCGGAACGCCCGACCACCGCCACAACGCCACAGCCAAGCTCCCCACCCAAAATGGGGCCGGCCGACTGAACTGCCCGCGGAGCGATCGTCGCGAGGTTGGGGGCAAGGCGGAGGCGCCTGCGCAGCGGCGCGACGAAATGCGGGCCGTGACGAGGCGCGTGAGTTGTCGCGCGGCGGAGCCGAAGCCGAAGCCTTGCCCCCAACCTCGCGGCACCGACACGCGCTCAGAACGGATAGTCGATCCCCGTGAAGACGGACGCCCCCTCGCCCCCATACCCAACGTCGACGAACGCGACGATCTGCGGCCGCACGAGCCCGCGGAAGCCGAGCCCGCCCACCCAATGCAGATCGTTGAGCGGCGGGTCCGTGATGTCCTTGAACACCTGCCCCGCTTCGACGAAGGGTGCCAGCTCGACCTCGGCGTTCACGCCGAAGAGCTTGCGTTCGTAGACGCGCGTGCGCAGCTCCGCGCCGAAGAGCGAGCGGTTGAAGGCGGTGAAGCGATCGCTCCCATACCCGCGCAGGTAGCGGCGCCCGCCGAGCGTGTTGCGAAGGAAGTAGGGCGTGTCGCTGGGGCCGTCGAGATAGTCGACGAGCGCGCGCATCGCGAGGATCGGATTCCGCCGCGCGCCACGGAACGGGATGAAGTCCCGCCACTCGAACCCGAACGCACAGAACGAGGTGCTGCTGCCGACGTGCTGGTCCGCGCCCTCGACGTAGCCGTTCGCGTAGGCCCCCTCGGTCGGCATGTCCATCGAGTCGCGGGAATCGTAGGTGAGCGAGAGGCGATGCTGCCAGTAGACGGTGGGGTCGATGCCCTTGTTCTTGAGGCCGGGATACTTGGTCCCGATGTACGGCACCCCCGAGACCTGGCCGTGCTCCGTGTCGAAGCGGCGGATGCGCATCCGATACGACACGCTGAAGTGCGGCACCACCCACACGCCGGGCGTCGCATCGGCACGGAAGTCGTTGCTGGTGTAGTTCGACTCGCCGCCCTGCGGGGTGTTGTTCCCGAAACCGTAGAACCGCTCGGTGGAATCGCGCTCGTAGAGGACGCGGGTGAGGAAGTACGCGCGCTCGTCCCACAGGCCGCGGTTCGCATACTCGACGTCGTAGTTCTCGTCGCGCGTCGTCGACTTGCCGACCAGGATCGAGTAGCGCTCGGTCCTCGACGGGTAGCCGAAGAGGCGCAAGTTCGGAAAGACACCCTTCGTCTCGTTGTAGCGGACGTCGGGCGCGAACATGTACTTGATCTCGTCCTTGTCGTCGAGGAACAGCCACACGCCGAGCAGGCCGTAGGTGTTGCCCTCGTTCGGATCGAGGATGATCTCCGGGATCGGCACGAAGCTGATGTTGCTCTTCTCCTCCGTGCCGATGCTCGGGATCTCCGACGCCTCGGGCACGGGCGGCAGGACGTCGCTTCCGGGAGGAGGGGCCTCATCCTCCGCGACCATCGACATCGCCGCCGCGCCCTCCGGCAGCGTCGCGTCGCACGCGGCCGCGGGCGCCGGCGGAGCCTCCTCGGCATGCGCGAGCACCGCCGCACCCAGGACGAGCGCGATCAGTGCGCGGCGGCTTGCGGGAAGTTCGTGAGCACCCATCGATCACCAAAGCGGTCGAGAACGAAGTACGGAGCGGGCGCGATGCCGTCGGCGGAGTCGCGTCGTTCCTGCGGGTCGCTGACCAACGCCACCGGTCGCCCCGACTGCCAGCGCTTCTCGAGGTCGTCCCGGGTGATGAACATACCGGCGGTGCGTCCCGTGAGATAGGCGGGCGGCGTGTACCCTCCGGGCGGCTCCAGCATGGTGATGCGGCGCCGCGTGTAGAAGTTGAGCGCGCCGATGATTTGGTACTCGACCGGGGCCTCGAATACGAGCTCGGTCCCCGACGGCACGCGCTCGAGCGCCCGCGCGACGGGGCGCCACGAGAAGAGCGCCTCGGCGGCGATCAGCGCCCGGACGAGGATGGCGAGGAAGGGAACGATCCCGACGACGAGCGCCATCACGATTCCGCTAGCCGACCGGCGCCACACCGCGACCAGGGTCATCGCGCCGGCCAGACATGCGACGATCGCCGATGGAGCGACGAGGGCCATCAGCCCCGAGGACTGCGGGAGCCAGTACACCTGCTCGGCGACCATCTGCTCGCCGTACCCAAAGCCGAACGCGCCGCCCGCCAGCAACGCGAGGCCGACGGCGGTGAGATAGCCGCGCCCCAGGCGCCCGAACCCGTGCTGCCGCCCGAGGTCCCAGGCGCGCGCGGCGAGCAGCGCCACCGCAGGAATCGCCGGGAGCGAGTAGTGCTCGAGGCGCGACGGAACCAGCGCGAAGAGGCCGACCGTCGTCAGCACCCAGAGCCAGAGGAGCTGCGTGCCGTCGATGCCGCCGGGCGCACGACCTGCCCGACCGCGGATCGCCTCCCCCATCGTGAACGGCAGGAAGAGCACCCAGGGCGACGAGCGTCCGAGGAACGCCGCCAGGTAGAACCACAGGGCGTCGCCCTCGGAATCGCGCGGCTCCTTCTTGTCGAGCATGAACAGGAGGTGCTGGTTCACGACGTAGTCCCACGCGAAGCCGGGGTTCGCGAGCGACGCAGCCAGGTGCCACGGCAGCACGACCACCACGAAGATGGCGAGGCCCATGCCGACGCGCAGGCGGCGTATCGCCGCGAGCCCGTGGGCCCGGAGGCTCATGAGGGCGATCGGCGCGCCGGCGAGCGTCACTGGAACGATGCCCTTCGCGAGCGTGCCCACCCCGAGGATGGCGTACATCGCGACGAGCCAGCGCGTGCGCCGCGCCGGGACACCCGTCTCGGCCACGTGCCAGCAGAAGATCGCGCTCGCCACCGCCGCGACCACCAAGCAGTCCGGACGCAGCGTGCGCGCCTCGAGGACGAAGCCCGCGGTGGTCGCCAGCAGCACGCCCGCGACCAGCCCGACTTGCTCACCGTACAGGCGCGCCCCGAGCCGGCACGTGACGACGAGGGTGATCATCGCCGCGGCGATCGGAACGAGCCTGGCCCACTCGCTTGGTCCCGCCACCCAGAAGATCACCGCGGAGAGCCATTGCGTCAGCGGCGGCTTCGTCAGCAGCGGAAAGAAGTTCACGTACGGCGTGACGTAGTCGCCGCGCAGGACCATCTCGCGCGCGCCTTCGGCGAAGCGCCCTTCGTTGTCGAACCATCCGGGCTCGTTGAGGCGAAAGGCCAGCAACGCGCCGACCACAATGGCCAGGCCTGCGGCAGTCCTCCGCCCTTCCGACACCCCGACAACCCCCACGCAGGTCTTCGGAGAACGACGGGAAAAAGTCAACGCGGCCTTGCCTCCGCGACCGACGCTCTGTAGGGTTCGCGCGATTTGACTTCCAGCGGAGGTGTTCCCGGTGGCACAGGAAGCGCTAGCACGGGTATCGACCCCCACGCCTCGCGTGCGCCTGATCGAGCTCGCACGCGAGTACCGAAGCTCCCGTCCGGAGCTCCTGGCAGGGGTCGAGCGTGTTCTGGATCGCATGCAGCTCCTCGGTGGTGAGGAGCTGCAGGGCTTCGAGAACGAAATGGCCGCGTATCTCGGGGTCGGTTACGTGCGTGGTGTGGCGTCGGGCACCGATGCGCTTCGCCTCGCCGTCCGCGCCGTGGGGCTCGAGCCCGGTGACGACGTCTTGCTCCAGGCGAATGCGTTCGTCGCGGCGGTCGAGGCGTTGGTGGACGCCGGAACGCGGCCGGTGCCGGTGGACGTCCGCGCGAGCGATCTCGGCCCGGATCTGGACGACCTCGCCGCACGCGTGACGCCGGCGACGCGAGCGATCATGGTCGTCCACCTCTACGGCTTCCCCGTCGATCTCGATCCGATCCTCGCCTTCGCGCGCGATCGCGATCTCGCGGTGCTCGAGGACTGCTCGCACGCGCACGGGGCAACCTACGACGGCCGGCGAGTCGGCTCCTTCGGCGCCGCCGGCGCGTTCAGCCTCGGGGTGGTGAAGAACCTCGCGGCCGCCGGCGACGCCGGCATGGTCGCGACCGACGATCCCGAGCTGGCGCAACGGGTGAAGCACCTGGGCACGCACGGGCAGGTGAAGAAGAACGACCACGCGTTCTACGGCGGGAACTCCCGTCTGGACGAGATCCATGCGGCGATGCTGCGCGTGAAGCTCCGCCGCCTCGATGCCCGCAACGCCCGGCGCGCCCAGATCGCCGCGTACTACGGC from Candidatus Eisenbacteria bacterium includes these protein-coding regions:
- a CDS encoding BamA/TamA family outer membrane protein, whose translation is MGAHELPASRRALIALVLGAAVLAHAEEAPPAPAAACDATLPEGAAAMSMVAEDEAPPPGSDVLPPVPEASEIPSIGTEEKSNISFVPIPEIILDPNEGNTYGLLGVWLFLDDKDEIKYMFAPDVRYNETKGVFPNLRLFGYPSRTERYSILVGKSTTRDENYDVEYANRGLWDERAYFLTRVLYERDSTERFYGFGNNTPQGGESNYTSNDFRADATPGVWVVPHFSVSYRMRIRRFDTEHGQVSGVPYIGTKYPGLKNKGIDPTVYWQHRLSLTYDSRDSMDMPTEGAYANGYVEGADQHVGSSTSFCAFGFEWRDFIPFRGARRNPILAMRALVDYLDGPSDTPYFLRNTLGGRRYLRGYGSDRFTAFNRSLFGAELRTRVYERKLFGVNAEVELAPFVEAGQVFKDITDPPLNDLHWVGGLGFRGLVRPQIVAFVDVGYGGEGASVFTGIDYPF
- a CDS encoding glycosyltransferase family 39 protein; the protein is MVGALLAFRLNEPGWFDNEGRFAEGAREMVLRGDYVTPYVNFFPLLTKPPLTQWLSAVIFWVAGPSEWARLVPIAAAMITLVVTCRLGARLYGEQVGLVAGVLLATTAGFVLEARTLRPDCLVVAAVASAIFCWHVAETGVPARRTRWLVAMYAILGVGTLAKGIVPVTLAGAPIALMSLRAHGLAAIRRLRVGMGLAIFVVVVLPWHLAASLANPGFAWDYVVNQHLLFMLDKKEPRDSEGDALWFYLAAFLGRSSPWVLFLPFTMGEAIRGRAGRAPGGIDGTQLLWLWVLTTVGLFALVPSRLEHYSLPAIPAVALLAARAWDLGRQHGFGRLGRGYLTAVGLALLAGGAFGFGYGEQMVAEQVYWLPQSSGLMALVAPSAIVACLAGAMTLVAVWRRSASGIVMALVVGIVPFLAILVRALIAAEALFSWRPVARALERVPSGTELVFEAPVEYQIIGALNFYTRRRITMLEPPGGYTPPAYLTGRTAGMFITRDDLEKRWQSGRPVALVSDPQERRDSADGIAPAPYFVLDRFGDRWVLTNFPQAAAH
- a CDS encoding DegT/DnrJ/EryC1/StrS family aminotransferase; amino-acid sequence: MRLIELAREYRSSRPELLAGVERVLDRMQLLGGEELQGFENEMAAYLGVGYVRGVASGTDALRLAVRAVGLEPGDDVLLQANAFVAAVEALVDAGTRPVPVDVRASDLGPDLDDLAARVTPATRAIMVVHLYGFPVDLDPILAFARDRDLAVLEDCSHAHGATYDGRRVGSFGAAGAFSLGVVKNLAAAGDAGMVATDDPELAQRVKHLGTHGQVKKNDHAFYGGNSRLDEIHAAMLRVKLRRLDARNARRAQIAAYYGERLGDRVVTPPADPRRTHVYHQYVIRTPRRDALRAHLEARDVETGIHYPVPIHRQTAWRETFGDHPALPRVEAIAGEILSLPVHPDLTDLEVERVADSVVRFFD